A region of Bacillus rossius redtenbacheri isolate Brsri chromosome 2, Brsri_v3, whole genome shotgun sequence DNA encodes the following proteins:
- the LOC134529055 gene encoding zinc finger protein 706-like, producing MARGQQKLQSQAKAAEKAAKQKKQQGHNANSQKKAAQAALVHVCAVCKAQMPDPKTYKQHFENKHPKNDMPDDLKDVAL from the exons ATGGCTCGCGGACAGCAGAAACTGCAATCGCAGGCCAAAGCAGCAGAGAAAGCTGCCAAGCAGAAGAAGCAGCAAGGTCACAATGCCAACTCGCAGAAGAAAGCAGCTCAGGCAGCGCTGGTGCATGTCTGTGCTGTTTGCAAG gCCCAGATGCCAGACCCGAAGACTTACAAGCAACACTTTGAGAACAAACATCCAAAGAATGATATGCCAGATGACCTCAAAGATGTTGCTCTATAA